The proteins below come from a single Corylus avellana chromosome ca3, CavTom2PMs-1.0 genomic window:
- the LOC132176403 gene encoding protein NARROW LEAF 1, with protein MEQTRLNMRFRCSGSTPSEESALDLERNCCSHSNMASLSLPTLQPFASAGQHCESSAAYFSWPTSSRLNDAAEERANYFANLQKGVLPEILGQLPKGQQAATLLELMTIRAFHSKILRCYSLGTAIGFRIQRGVLTDIPAILVFVSRKVHKQWLSPIQCLPTALEGPGGVWCDVDVVEFSYFGAPEPAPKEQLYTEIVDDLRGGDPCIGSGSQVASQETYGTLGAIVRSQTGSRQVGFLTNRHVAVDLDYPNQKMFHPLPPTLGPGVYLGAVERATSFITDELWYGIFAGINPETFVRADGAFIPFADDFDMCTVTTSVKGVGEIGDVKIIDLQSPISSLIGKQVMKVGRSSGLTTGTVLAYALEYNDEKGICFLTDFLVVGENRQTFDLEGDSGSLIMLKGENGEKPRSIGIIWGGTANRGRLKLKVGQPPENWTSGVDLGRLLNLLELDLITSDEGLKVAVQEQRAMSATAIGSTVGDSSPPDGMLPKDKAEDRFEPLGLQIQHIPLEVERHSPTVNPSLMETGFHLEDGIKMAPSVEHQFIPSFTSGSPLHQKSVQIRGVPENLSSLRSGCDEDICVSLHLGDNDAKRRRSEASTSTEEPK; from the exons ATGGAACAGACTAGACTTAACATGAGGTTCCGTTGTTCTGGTTCAACACCATCTGAGGAATCAGCGCTGGATCTTGAAAGAAACTGTTGTAGTCATTCTAATATGGCTTCACTGAGTCTACCAACACTTCAACCTTTTGCATCAGCTGGACAGCACTGCGAGAGTAGTGCTGCTTACTTCTCATGGCCTACTTCCAGCCGATTAAATGATGCCGCTGAAGAGAGGGCAAACTATTTTGCAAATCTACAAAAAGGGGTGCTACCTGAAATTCTTGGCCAGTTGCCCAAAGGGCAGCAGGCAGCAACATTGCTTGAACTCATGACTATAAGGGCATTTCATAGCAAGATCTTGCGTTGTTACAGTCTTGGCACAGCAATTGGATTTCGTATTCAGCGGGGTGTTTTAACCGACATACCAGccattcttgtttttgtttccagGAAAGTTCACAAGCAATGGCTCAGCCCTATCCAATGTCTGCCTACTGCCCTAGAG GGACCTGGCGGTGTATGGTGCGATGTGGATGTTGTAGAATTCTCATATTTTGGTGCACCTGAGCCTGCTCCAAAAGAACAATTGTACACTGAGATTGTAGATGACTTGCGTGGTGGTGATCCATGTATTGGATCAGGTTCTCAG GTGGCTAGCCAGGAGACATATGGGACCTTGGGTGCTATTGTGAGGAGCCAAACAGGCAGTCGACAAGTTGGTTTCCTTACAAATCGTCATGTTGCTGTTGACTTAGATTATCCAAATCAGAAGATGTTTCATCCGCTGCCTCCAACACTTGGACCTGGGGTATATCTTGGTGCAGTGGAGAGAGCTACCTCATTCATCACAGACGAGCTTTGGTATGGTATCTTTGCTGGAATAAACCCAG AGACATTCGTAAGAGCAGATGGGGCATTCATTCCTTTTGCTGATGATTTTGACATGTGCACTGTTACTACATCTGTGAAAGGCGTTGGAGAAATTGGTGACGTAAAAATTATAGACTTGCAGTCTCCAATTAGTAGCCTTATTGGGAAGCAGGTGATGAAGGTTGGAAGAAGTTCTGGTTTGACCACTGGAACTGTATTGGCCTATGCTCTCGAGTACAATGATGAAAAAGGCATATGCTTCTTAACTGATTTTCTTGTTGTGGGTGAGAACCGGCAAACATTTGACCTTGAAGGAGATAGTGGAAGCCTCATCATGTTAAAGGGTGAGAATGGTGAGAAGCCACGGTCGATAGGAATCATATGGGGTGGAACTGCTAACCGGGGCCGACTTAAACTAAAAGTTGGCCAACCTCCCGAAAATTGGACAAGTGGTGTTGATCTTGGGCGCCTTCTTAATCTCCTTGAACTTGATCTCATAACTTCTGATGAAGGACTTAAAG TGGCGGTGCAAGAACAAAGAGCAATGTCCGCTACAGCAATTGGGTCTACTGTTGGGGACTCCTCACCTCCTGATGGAATGCTTCCAAAGGACAAAGCCGAGGACAGATTTGAACCACTGGGTCTTCAGATACAGCACATCCCTCTGGAAGTTGAACGCCACAGCCCAACAGTGAACCCATCACTAATGGAAACAGGGTTTCATCTGGAAGATGGGATCAAGATGGCTCCCAGTGTTGAACATCAGTTCATTCCAAGTTTCACCAGTGGGTCCCCACTACATCAAAAAAGTGTACAGATTAGGGGTGTTCCGGAGAATCTCTCTTCATTAAGGAGTGGTTGCGATGAAGATATTTGTGTTTCGTTGCATTTAGGTGACAATGATGCCAAGAGGAGGCGTTCAGAGGCTTCAACTAGTACAGAAGAACCTAAATGA